A portion of the Methanomassiliicoccales archaeon genome contains these proteins:
- a CDS encoding MBL fold metallo-hydrolase, with amino-acid sequence MRLISVVDNTSAPPYSPSGLVKRLDSPATHFLSEHGFSMLIETDKGQRVLVDTGASEEVLLHNLSLLGLSVDKIDAVFITHGHYDHAGGLAAFAKVGVPIFMHPKALVRPRFAVNNEKMIDISIPERVAESLATCNIKFVSTMTEIVEGVRASGEITRQFPFEAPGNYVIKQGENLVGDNFNDEQVLYVSSRKGLIIVVGCGHAGIVNIVHQAKKSTGSKIFMIAGGFHLYCGDTDRLLKTMDHLKNLGVERVVPMHCTGFEAMKLISDRFTGFELMSVGSEIVV; translated from the coding sequence GTGCGCCTAATCTCTGTTGTTGACAATACATCAGCACCTCCCTACTCGCCCTCGGGATTGGTGAAGCGATTAGACTCACCAGCAACACATTTTCTTTCGGAACATGGCTTCTCGATGCTTATAGAAACGGACAAAGGACAGCGCGTGCTTGTCGATACGGGTGCTTCAGAAGAAGTACTCCTTCATAACCTTTCACTCCTGGGATTGAGTGTAGACAAAATCGATGCTGTTTTCATCACACACGGGCATTACGACCATGCAGGGGGTCTTGCTGCGTTCGCAAAGGTGGGCGTTCCTATATTCATGCATCCGAAAGCTCTAGTGAGACCCCGTTTTGCAGTCAATAATGAGAAAATGATTGATATCTCAATTCCTGAGAGGGTAGCCGAGAGCCTCGCCACCTGTAACATCAAGTTCGTATCAACGATGACCGAGATCGTTGAAGGGGTAAGGGCGTCTGGAGAGATCACTCGTCAATTCCCCTTCGAAGCACCTGGGAATTATGTGATCAAGCAAGGCGAAAATCTCGTTGGCGATAATTTCAACGACGAGCAGGTTCTTTACGTCAGCTCAAGAAAAGGGTTGATCATCGTCGTCGGTTGCGGGCACGCGGGTATCGTCAACATCGTGCACCAGGCAAAGAAATCGACTGGATCGAAGATATTTATGATCGCAGGCGGTTTTCACTTATATTGTGGTGATACAGATAGGTTACTTAAGACGATGGACCACTTGAAGAACTTAGGAGTCGAAAGGGTGGTCCCAATGCACTGCACTGGATTTGAGGCCATGAAACTCATCTCGGACAGATTCACTGGTTTCGAGTTGATGTCGGTCGGAAGTGAAATAGTTGTTTAG